From the genome of Cherax quadricarinatus isolate ZL_2023a chromosome 30, ASM3850222v1, whole genome shotgun sequence:
AGCCATGGGTCTAACGAAGAGAAACGCTTCTCGTTGTGCAAAGCACATATACTGTGCAGTGtctataaaagataaggtggctttgaagccactgtcagttgccatctcagctcgctcagataagctgtgaccggtaaattttggcctacatatgaaagaataggtctgtggtatgtgtgcactatataaaaaaaatcctgcggcaCTGCATTGCACGAGAAAAAAAActatgaccatgtttttggttaaaatagtgactttgcggtgtattttcatatggtttttatggttgtattcaacGTTTCTTCATCTCGTTTGgtggaatggaagatatattaaagaaagaattttgattggttttaggactAACATTACATACAATAAATGGCATAACATTAAGAAACCTAAGAAAACTAATTAAACTTTTTAACTTTCTTATGTAAGTTCCTCTATGAGTGACCTAAGTTTATTAATTTGCTAGGTTGATAAATGGAATGAGTTCTGAAATGAATTAAACAAAAAACTTGTAATAAAACTAGCATTTTTATTTATTTCAAATTAGGATAATGAAACGTTAAATGATAAAACTTGGTCTATTTACAAAACAAGGACATTGGTATACAATACACATATTTCAACAGTGTGAATATTGTCACTATACACAGCTCAGTTATTTTCTCAATTAGGTCAGTAAAAGTGTGTGAAAAATAGTTTTAGGAATAAATGTTTTGCCATAAGTTGAAAAAGTATTCTTCAGAAATCATTACTTTTTTTCTCCATAGGCTTTTCAGTTTTTTCATCTAAAAATCTGGCAAAATATCTACCCCTGAAACATGAAAAGCAAAAGGACATATGGTACTGTATATGAAAAACATTCAGagcattttgtattttttttttttaaataaataataacATACAGTATATACAGTCATTAACAAGTTTGGCAACCACTGGTTTTGTCTTACATAAACTGAATATCATGTATGAACCTCACTGGCCAATTACAAAGAATTATGAAAGATGTTCAAAACCACCACCAATTATGAGGTCAAACAATAATACCTTCACACATACATGGCTTAACTACCAGTTAGAGCACTAGATTTGAAAGTGCTATCATGGCATCGTGATTTAAAATTCTCAATAACATGAATGTTAACTACAACCAAAATATGAAATATGATGAATGGGAGCAGGACTTACAAATCCAAGACACTGACCACGTCATAACTTACTAAAACATTCTACAGTGTTTTTACATATTGAAACAGTAATATCCTGCAAAAAAATTTGCATcttttattatattaataagTGGTTCAGTAAGCTTAACTTTATTGGGTATCTGtttccattttttataacattgaAAGGTATCAAAAAAATGCTTTTGAGTGTTCAAAACACTGAAAAATCTACATATCATAATAAACATTTATATTGTGACTAGACACACAAAAAATTATGCTAATCAAGTTTACTCTACCATGCAACTGAAATCTTTATTGCCAACTTTACTTAGGGTCCATACCTGGTCACTATATGCAAGGCGGAGTAATAACGTCATCGCTAGAAGTTGTCTATGTCTATAATCTTTGGTTTACAGGTTCATGATACACATTACTGTACAATGCTTGTCTTCTGGTTCAATATTTGTACTGATAATTACATAATGTAGTATGTTGTATAGTGACCCGTCATATGAAAAGTGATAAAACTAATGTACAAGTAATGTATTGGCAGTTAATTACTGACaacttgcagtttttttttttttttttttttttttttttacagtaataTCAATATTTTTAACTTCTGAAAGAAGGTTCTCACTGTATGGTGTTCTTGTTTCTCCATAGTGTTGTATATTCAATTAGCTCAAAAATTTGTCACAATGGTGCTTCAGGAGTGCACCAAAAGACCTAGCCACAAATTCAAAGATCTTTAGATTAAAGCCTAAGTATAAAGGTTCTAAGCCACTTATACAAATAAGAAACTGCAGTTCCTGAAATGTCTTTTTTACATGACACTGTATGACCCATGTGAGTTTAAGCACTTTTTTTCTTATAATTTTCATGACAACTGTCCCTTATAAACAAGCTAGAGATGGAGACCAGCAAGGTACTATAATCCTACAGCAAATAGCATCCTCTTAATACTTGCACACAATTTTCATATTTGCATAGTAAGCACTTATCACCCTGAACGACATTTATCTTGGCTCAAATGGACTGGCTGGTACTGAACTTAATACTGCACCAATTATTTAAAACTTTTATCAGTACTCAATGTGTTTGGTTTTTTCATAGTTGCACAACAATTCTTTCGTCAGTAACACGTCTTAGTTTGCCATGAACAGCTGTGTCCTGACTAAACAGAGAATGATTGAATCCATGTTGCAACCACAATATGCATTCTAAAAATTTGTCAAGTTCCCTCTGTAGATAATTATTGTATCATACATGTACTTATTAAATACAAGTATTATCTATTTTGAATTTATCACCACAACAGGAACACAGATTAATCACATGCACTTAAAAGTGTATTGCAGCATATTTGTGTAATGTACATTGTAATTATATTTACAGTGCAAGTTCtggtaatacattttttttttcttaaatttcaGGAATTGTTCCTCAATATCTTTACTGTATTTTCTTAAAAAACAAACTGACCCAATAAACCTATTCACCACCATCTTGAAACCTGTGATGCATGGAGTCTATAAGTCATCCAAGGTCTTTTAATGCTCATTATTTTGTCTAGTCTTAGAGGGACAGAGTACATTCACACAATATTTCAAAGACTATCAAAATGAGTTTTATTATTTAGTCACAGTATCCACAAGTTTAAATAATTGTACAACTCGCTTGGTTATTCAGCTTTAAATTTTATCTCACACAGTATCAACAAAGTAATTTTGCTATATTCTCACTTTTCTAGTAATTCATGTCTTTAGCTTATTTACAGATTAACTTTAAATATCTCGCATGACAGATTGATCAGAAATTGAAAAGTTGCACTAATACATCCCTTCTAGTGATTGAATTCATTATTCACAATGGGTCTATACAGGATGTAACTTCTTCAATGACATTTGCAAGTTTATTCTTTATGAAAGGTGCCTATTATTCTTGTCTTACTATGACATTTTCGTTTAAGTGATCCTTTAATCTTTGGTCACTCTGTCTTTGTAGTATCTGAAGTTTTGCTGAATTTACTTTTAGAAACAAGGGCTGCAATGATGGCAGTAGATGAGGATGCAGAGGATGATGAAGCAGAAGACGAAGACGATGATGCCAGGACAGGTGAGCAGACCTTATGATGAGAGTCCCAGTCCTTGTGCTGGCAGAAGGGGCCACAGTAACGTGCAACATTGCAACCACTGCAGGTCTCGTGGGCCTTCCTGCCGCAGTTCCAGCACGCCTGGAGGAGAGCCACAGTCAGGGGCGCGTGTGGGGGAGGGGCCAGGACTAGTACGGCAACCTCTTGATTTTCTGGCAAGTTTTGTTTTTTTGTAGTGCTCAACAATGCTTAATTGGCTCTAAAGTGTTGCATGCTGCTTTGCCTAGGATGGTATAAATTTAATTTTATGTGAAAGTGTAAGCCTTTGAattatacagaaaaaaaaaaacctttgttCATCTGAATAAGTATTACTTACATTTTTACTTTAAATTTTAAGTTTAATACTAAGCTTTTCCAAGCCACTAGCAGGGTACCGACCAATTATTTATGTAGCAAAGTTAAACTCTGCTCATAACCTCCCTCTCTTCCCAAACTTCTGTACTGAAATTTAAGTAATTCCTACATCTATAGTGTAATCTATTCAAGTTTAAAAATGTGTATGCAAAGTAAAATTTGTACTTCCTTTGTGTTTGGGGATCTgaaggaaaaaaatttttttttatgtgcacatTAAAAAATTACAAtcttgtgtatatacatacatttatttttaacactacagctgtctcccaccaaggcagaataACCCAACAAAGAAAACATTGTCTTGGAGAAGGGTGCCAATATCAGTACAGATTATTCTTCCCACATTGCAATATTCCCACCCCTTTCAAAATGCAGGCACTATGctttcacctccaggactaaagtctggctaactagtgtccctgaatccctttgtGTTACCTAGCTCACAGTCCAACAACATGTCAAATCATAAATATTTATTGccttcactcctatttaacatgctcagATAAACCTGCTGATGTCCAAGCCCCCTAGACTCAAAACCTTCTCCATTCCCTCCCTCAAACCTAGATTTATACAtcctcctagtcatcctatttttctccatcctctccaaATGTCCAAACAGCTATACACCTCAGTGTTTAATAGTCAGATGAGCAAACACTGCATGCCACCACCAGACTACTTAGCAAAGCTTAACACAGATTATTTATGAGGAGTGCTAACATGTACAGAAGGCTATCTAATAAGCATTAAATAACTTTTTTACAGCTAAATATTTTAAGTAGATGAAAGGCCAAATATTTTCTTGCATATCTCTTAACCTTCCCTTGCCCCCTCCCCATTCCTCCAGGTTTAATATACCCTGCTTGTTAAATGCTGCCCTCATAATGTACTGATATCGAACAAAATTCAGTAAGATGTGCCTGTATTTTGTGAAGAATGTGCATCCCCTTAAAGATGCTTACTTCTAATATGTCATTCAGTTAGGGTGTGTCAATGATGATAATACAAGAAATGCCAAAGGTATGCATTTTTTATAATACATGTCAACATGCATTTTCCTTACTGGTAATATTAATTACCTGCTACTCCCTCTACAGTGTTTTAAAGAAACTCCTTCCCACCTTCCCCTTACTTCAAGTATTTAAGGTACCTGTTGCTCCCTTcacagtgtgttgtagtggtgagcaTAAAGCCCTGCTATGGCAAgtgttgctgtatagcccttgtggcttagtgcttctttttgattataataataatatggcaaGTGTTTGAAGTACCTGCTGTGGCTCTGCACGAGGCTCCGAGGAGTCTCTTCTCCCTACTTCCCGTAAAAGGGCTTCTACCTTGGCCCTCTCTGCTGCTACAAGCTCCTGGGCTCGAGCCTCTGCTGCACCAACAGCTCGTTGTACTTCTGCTACAGCTGCTCGCCGAACTTCTGATACAGCTTCCTCTGGAAGGCAAAAGGAAGCTACTGTACAGTAACTAGTCTGGAAATGCATACTGAGGATAGTGGACACTGTATATACTACTGTAATACTCTGAGATTTAAATAGCACTTATTTTATTATTACAGTTTAAGTTATGTATTAGTGAATGAATGAATTCAACCAAACGCCATATTCTTTACCCTTGCTAGTTTGATATCAggcaaaaaaataattatataataaaaattcTTGATTCAATTTACATAGCCCTAGAAAACAATGAATATTCAATGGGCCTCTTTAAGTAAAAAAAAGAAACCGATACAGTAGCCCCTGACATCCTACTCTTAAACTCGCTGTATGACCCGTGTACGTTTAGTTCTTCTTTCTGATTGTAATAAAAATAACACTAACATAATGGAGTGTACTCTCATATAGTCCTAGTTCAGTTATTATGATGCCACTTTATCAATTCAaactatcccctcaaggaaggttccttgatgttggtgaggggctcttgatttggggaattgggtctgtgctccggttccccgaattaagcctgaatgccttccacatcccccccccccaggcgctgtataatcctccgggtttagcgcttcccccttgattataataataataattcaaactaTCAACATGGTGCTGCAAGACAGCATCCATCCAAAGGACCACTTTTATTTCTCCTTTACATCAGTGACCTACAAATGCATTTCAACAACCTAAACCAGTCACATTCACAGATAACACTACCTTTATCTCTTATCCAGATCCAGTTGACTTCAACAACATTGGACTAGAAAAGGTACTGGCTTGGATGGCAACAAGTATTGATAAGACAAATATGTTTGGGAATGAAACTAAAACCATACAATTAAACAAAGATCAAAAATATGCATATCAAATAGAACATACTGAAGGAATGCTGAAACATCCTtgctggctcatactaggcaagtccttttcaAACCCACACTTTAACAAATTATTTTTCCCACCCATTCTCAAGGTATAAACTTTGGTAACCCTATTAAtgcatgcaagtcccactcaaatccaacccctttcacctgtgtatttatccaacctatatttgaagctACTAAGGTTTTATTTCAATGAGTCTACTAGGCAGTGTGTTTCACTCATCGACTACTCTTATTTCCAAACTAGTAgtttcctacatcctttctaaacctaaatgtatctaatttgaatccattattttgAGTCCTTTCTTGGAGGAATATCCTCAGAACCTTGATTTATGCTCATCTTCTTTGAATATAACAGAAGGCTTTccttttaatgaaaaaaaaaaaaaatgcaaacccAGAGCTGAATTGATGCCCTGTAATTCAAGGAAACAATTTGGCTGACACTGTACAACAAAACAATGATGACAAATTTTAATATAACAGAGAAAATTAGTGCTTATATACAACAATTATCACTTCATGGGGATCAGGGCTTAGTTATGTTTGTAACAATAATATCACTTCATTAAAGTAACTCACCAGCTTTGCGCTTGACCTCTGATACCCTCTCCTCTGTTGTACGGATAGACTGCGCAACAAGCTCAGCAGCATGACGACGTACCTCTGCATCATAATCAGCTCGCTGTCGGAGATCTGTTGCACCTAAGCCACTTACTCTGGAAATGCCACTGCTCCCATCACGATCTTCCTTTTGCTGCAACATTGTTAGAGCTCGACGAGTCTTCTCCACCATACTTAGGATACACGTCAACATCTGGATGGCAAAGTTTAGATGTGATACACAAGAGACAGGGCAAATACAGCATAGGTATTCAACAAAACTAAATTATAATTAAACAATGAAACTTTACAGATATTTTTATAACAAAACTCCAAGTTGGCTGTGGATACAGGAGTAAGACAATAAATAATGCCAAATAAAATCTGTGATTCCTGTGAAAAGAGTGGACACAATACTGTATACATATATGACTGGAAGAGCCTCCTCAAGGGCACATTATTTGACCTGTAGAGGGTCACACAGCACCTTCGAACTAGGTGATAATCAggtgtgatccaaggaaggaatgGGAAGCTCCAATTCTTTACATGAAAAGTCCTTctccagcatcaaagaacctcccatGAAGAGTATAGTAGAAGTAGCCATTACAAGGTGTAATGTGAATATTCAAGTGACACAGGGGTAACACTTCAACTACTTTGACCTCTCAAGGGAAGTTTTGATCCTGGCAGGGGGCTTCAATGAATTCTAAGGAACTGAatgcttccttggatcaaacctgactgcctcccatccCCTAGTGCTGTATgaaccttatgggtttagtgctccaccATTTTAATAACTTCTTTTATTCATATTACACTACTGGATGTTTTTAACTCTTTTATACTTAAAACACTAGAATAAAGAAAAATTCAATAGTTATGaggtatttatatatttttcaaaagtTTCATCACTTTAATGAAAACATAGGATATATAAAGTACGTATTAACTTTGATAGTATAAAATTATTTACTTTAACATGTGCCCCAAATTAACTaaccatcataataataataaaaatcttcaTTTTAAAAAAGTACATTATATAATTGATATAGGATTAGTTGACATTAGTGACATGCTTTACAGAAAGCccctagttatgcagagcatttcagtcaACCCTAAAATTAACTTTTAACTGAGCGACTTTTATAAACAGCAGGACTGCCTTATCCGCAGGTCTGGTTTCCACAGTTTCAATTATCGGCTGTTTACCCTGGCCTGAAaaaacccttaattttgcttaataatgacaccaaagtgcaaaagcagtgatggtgacagttcttcaaagcctaagagaagccatgaagtgcttcccatcagttaaaaaagtgctaattctcgacttagtgtgcataatttatcaaactgtatcataggtatgtatgtaaacaaaaaattACTTAAATATTGGGTTCACAACTATCTGTGGTTTCGGGTATCCGCGGTAAGTACTGGAACTTATCCCCCCACGGATATGGGGAGACTGCTGTATCTAGTTGATTTGCACGAACACTAAAGTTTACATTCTTTGAGATTAACTCTAAACTATTTAGTTTTTATAAGACAATTTATGTTAAAATCTTGTTCATGATAATGGCTGCAACTGCAACTATGGTAATGCTCAACACAATTAAATATGTTAAGTaatctctcaaaaaaaaaaaattatacaaaaaGATTAAAATATGTACATAAAAATGGTCTTGACAGTTACAGTACAATGTAATTATTTTTAGGGAAAGGCTATAATGACCCATATTGATTTAGCATCTAGACTGAACATAATTTAGGGGAATCATTAAACCCTTATGGGGTTATATAAAACTTTgagaatgggagacaatcaggttcaatcaaaggaaggggaggacaagtttaattccttggatcaagttccCCTCGCCAGAATAAATAGAGTACAAAAATAAGTCAATAATAAAGAAAAAATTCATTAATTATTTGTTAATGATCAAAAGCTCATTGTAATTCCTGTATGACCCTTATAGGTTTAGTGCTTAGCTGTGATTGATGTAAGTCACCAAGAGAACTTTATTACCAGGTCGTAAATGTACTTACAACATGGATGTTCTTCCATTCATCATCTGGTGGAGCTGGGGTACGATAATCTCGAGAATGTAGAGGAGGGTCAGGACTCATGCCCACACTTGGGTAGGGCGGAGAAAAAATGCCAAGCCGCTTTGAGGGTGGTGGGGAgacaccccctccactaccaccaccactgtccccatTTTCAAAGTACCTAGAAAGATGTCTTAATCTTAAACTGCTAATTTAATATAGTAAAAAGCATAAAGTTAATGCACcccaaataaaaaaatatgactTAAGTCAATCGATTTTTACTTTCAGTTTGGAAAGTGTACCAGACACTGCACTCACCCTTCATGACGACGTTTACTACTAGTAACCTCTGAAGAGAAGAAATCAGTGGGCTCTCCTGCAGTAGATTCCAGCAGTGCTGCTTCATGCACAGCAACGTACTGTGACACCGGCTGCAGAGACAGAAAACTGCGTCATAACCTTTAAGACATTAACCTACTAAACTGATGCTCTAATCAAGTCACCATTAATTTGCAAATTTATGCTTCTGGGGTGAGGTTAAATATAACACATTTTTCTGATTTTCTCTAAATTTCTAAATAATGTTtgtatttttctcattaactCAGATTTCATTATAATTAGCAATTGTCTAACCAGGTAGTCTATTATGGATATGGTACACATCCTATACTACATTCAAAACTGAAGTGAATGAAGGCAATTGTCATGGTGCATGCTAAACTGCTTTGAAACATTAATTGGTAAGCA
Proteins encoded in this window:
- the nvy gene encoding protein CBFA2T1 isoform X1, whose translation is MEPKSIKQERETGKEELANQETGSEARAPSLVQGLANQDSRSSRSKGLRAEMPKLGESNNGNNNSSNGNSSSTTSNNNVSNASTNGTSGSSSNDVTRVPGPHSYSPVPTQKTSYANGSYSPHSTVNGTPTPSPPALSSPPSQNHESGPGAGASSRDAHRQISKVRRFLTTLHQFAADISHDVGDRVRHLVLGLLSGGVSVEEFHGGLQEVTHFPLRPFVLPFLRSHLPLLQRELQSLARRAAMPVSQYVAVHEAALLESTAGEPTDFFSSEVTSSKRRHEGYFENGDSGGGSGGGVSPPPSKRLGIFSPPYPSVGMSPDPPLHSRDYRTPAPPDDEWKNIHVMLTCILSMVEKTRRALTMLQQKEDRDGSSGISRVSGLGATDLRQRADYDAEVRRHAAELVAQSIRTTEERVSEVKRKAEEAVSEVRRAAVAEVQRAVGAAEARAQELVAAERAKVEALLREVGRRDSSEPRAEPQQACWNCGRKAHETCSGCNVARYCGPFCQHKDWDSHHKVCSPVLASSSSSSASSSSASSSTAIIAALVSKSKFSKTSDTTKTE
- the nvy gene encoding protein CBFA2T1 isoform X7, which codes for MALHNPQVMLYKKHRIYSAASRHYDMVSVGLRAEMPKLGESNNGNNNSSNGNSSSTTSNNNVSNASTNGTSGSSSNDVTRVPGPHSYSPVPTQKTSYANGSYSPHSTVNGTPTPSPPALSSPPSQNHESGPGAGASSRDAHRQISKVRRFLTTLHQFAADISHDVGDRVRHLVLGLLSGGVSVEEFHGGLQEVTHFPLRPFVLPFLRSHLPLLQRELQSLARRAAMPVSQYVAVHEAALLESTAGEPTDFFSSEVTSSKRRHEGYFENGDSGGGSGGGVSPPPSKRLGIFSPPYPSVGMSPDPPLHSRDYRTPAPPDDEWKNIHVMLTCILSMVEKTRRALTMLQQKEDRDGSSGISRVSGLGATDLRQRADYDAEVRRHAAELVAQSIRTTEERVSEVKRKAEEAVSEVRRAAVAEVQRAVGAAEARAQELVAAERAKVEALLREVGRRDSSEPRAEPQQKIKRLPY
- the nvy gene encoding protein CBFA2T1 isoform X5, giving the protein MEPKSIKQERETGKEELANQETGSEARAPSLVQGLANQDSRSSRSKGLRAEMPKLGESNNGNNNSSNGNSSSTTSNNNVSNASTNGTSGSSSNDVTRVPGPHSYSPVPTQKTSYANGSYSPHSTVNGTPTPSPPALSSPPSQNHESGPGAGASSRDAHRQISKVRRFLTTLHQFAADISHDVGDRVRHLVLGLLSGGVSVEEFHGGLQEVTHFPLRPFVLPFLRSHLPLLQRELQSLARRAAMPVSQYVAVHEAALLESTAGEPTDFFSSEVTSSKRRHEGYFENGDSGGGSGGGVSPPPSKRLGIFSPPYPSVGMSPDPPLHSRDYRTPAPPDDEWKNIHVMLTCILSMVEKTRRALTMLQQKEDRDGSSGISRVSGLGATDLRQRADYDAEVRRHAAELVAQSIRTTEERVSEVKRKAEEAVSEVRRAAVAEVQRAVGAAEARAQELVAAERAKVEALLREVGRRDSSEPRAEPQQKIKRLPY
- the nvy gene encoding protein CBFA2T1 isoform X6; translated protein: MEPKSIKQERETGKEELANQETGSEARAPSLVQGLANQDSRSSRSKGLRAEMPKLGESNNGNNNSSNGNSSSTTSNNNVSNASTNGTSGSSSNDVTRVPGPHSYSPVPTQKTSYANGSYSPHSTVNGTPTPSPPALSSPPSQNHESGPGAGASSRDAHRQISKVRRFLTTLHQFAADISHDVGDRVRHLVLGLLSGGVSVEEFHGGLQEVTHFPLRPFVLPFLRSHLPLLQRELQSLARRAAMPVSQYVAVHEAALLESTAGEPTDFFSSEVTSSKRRHEGYFENGDSGGGSGGGVSPPPSKRLGIFSPPYPSVGMSPDPPLHSRDYRTPAPPDDEWKNIHVMLTCILSMVEKTRRALTMLQQKEDRDGSSGISRVSGLGATDLRQRADYDAEVRRHAAELVAQSIRTTEERVSEVKRKAEEAVSEVRRAAVAEVQRAVGAAEARAQELVAAERAKVEALLREVGRRDSSEPRAEPQQAKQHATL
- the nvy gene encoding protein CBFA2T1 isoform X2, translated to MALHNPQVMLYKKHRIYSAASRHYDMVSVGLRAEMPKLGESNNGNNNSSNGNSSSTTSNNNVSNASTNGTSGSSSNDVTRVPGPHSYSPVPTQKTSYANGSYSPHSTVNGTPTPSPPALSSPPSQNHESGPGAGASSRDAHRQISKVRRFLTTLHQFAADISHDVGDRVRHLVLGLLSGGVSVEEFHGGLQEVTHFPLRPFVLPFLRSHLPLLQRELQSLARRAAMPVSQYVAVHEAALLESTAGEPTDFFSSEVTSSKRRHEGYFENGDSGGGSGGGVSPPPSKRLGIFSPPYPSVGMSPDPPLHSRDYRTPAPPDDEWKNIHVMLTCILSMVEKTRRALTMLQQKEDRDGSSGISRVSGLGATDLRQRADYDAEVRRHAAELVAQSIRTTEERVSEVKRKAEEAVSEVRRAAVAEVQRAVGAAEARAQELVAAERAKVEALLREVGRRDSSEPRAEPQQACWNCGRKAHETCSGCNVARYCGPFCQHKDWDSHHKVCSPVLASSSSSSASSSSASSSTAIIAALVSKSKFSKTSDTTKTE
- the nvy gene encoding protein CBFA2T1 isoform X4, with product MPKLGESNNGNNNSSNGNSSSTTSNNNVSNASTNGTSGSSSNDVTRVPGPHSYSPVPTQKTSYANGSYSPHSTVNGTPTPSPPALSSPPSQNHESGPGAGASSRDAHRQISKVRRFLTTLHQFAADISHDVGDRVRHLVLGLLSGGVSVEEFHGGLQEVTHFPLRPFVLPFLRSHLPLLQRELQSLARRAAMPVSQYVAVHEAALLESTAGEPTDFFSSEVTSSKRRHEGYFENGDSGGGSGGGVSPPPSKRLGIFSPPYPSVGMSPDPPLHSRDYRTPAPPDDEWKNIHVMLTCILSMVEKTRRALTMLQQKEDRDGSSGISRVSGLGATDLRQRADYDAEVRRHAAELVAQSIRTTEERVSEVKRKAEEAVSEVRRAAVAEVQRAVGAAEARAQELVAAERAKVEALLREVGRRDSSEPRAEPQQACWNCGRKAHETCSGCNVARYCGPFCQHKDWDSHHKVCSPVLASSSSSSASSSSASSSTAIIAALVSKSKFSKTSDTTKTE
- the nvy gene encoding protein CBFA2T1 isoform X3, which gives rise to MDQNVLMVVQHGSKRLDGLRAEMPKLGESNNGNNNSSNGNSSSTTSNNNVSNASTNGTSGSSSNDVTRVPGPHSYSPVPTQKTSYANGSYSPHSTVNGTPTPSPPALSSPPSQNHESGPGAGASSRDAHRQISKVRRFLTTLHQFAADISHDVGDRVRHLVLGLLSGGVSVEEFHGGLQEVTHFPLRPFVLPFLRSHLPLLQRELQSLARRAAMPVSQYVAVHEAALLESTAGEPTDFFSSEVTSSKRRHEGYFENGDSGGGSGGGVSPPPSKRLGIFSPPYPSVGMSPDPPLHSRDYRTPAPPDDEWKNIHVMLTCILSMVEKTRRALTMLQQKEDRDGSSGISRVSGLGATDLRQRADYDAEVRRHAAELVAQSIRTTEERVSEVKRKAEEAVSEVRRAAVAEVQRAVGAAEARAQELVAAERAKVEALLREVGRRDSSEPRAEPQQACWNCGRKAHETCSGCNVARYCGPFCQHKDWDSHHKVCSPVLASSSSSSASSSSASSSTAIIAALVSKSKFSKTSDTTKTE